A stretch of the Paenibacillus dendritiformis genome encodes the following:
- the queE gene encoding 7-carboxy-7-deazaguanine synthase QueE: MTIPVLELFGPTVQGEGMLVGRKTMFVRTAGCDYRCSWCDSAFTWDGSAKEEIRSLTAEDILRELNALAAGRFDHVTISGGNPVLIPGIGELVRLLGEHGIRTAVETQGSRWQDWLLDIDDVTLSPKPPSSGMNTDEARLDQIVSRLRDRADRKGLCLKIVVFDERDLAYAIHMHERYPDIPFVLQTGNDDVRSSDDRELIRKLLGRYEWLIDQVAADPRLNRVRVLPQLHTLVWGNRRGV, from the coding sequence ATGACGATACCGGTGCTTGAACTGTTCGGGCCGACGGTACAGGGCGAAGGCATGCTGGTCGGCCGGAAGACGATGTTCGTCCGGACGGCTGGCTGTGACTACCGCTGCTCCTGGTGCGATTCCGCCTTCACGTGGGACGGATCGGCGAAGGAGGAGATTCGCAGCCTGACGGCGGAAGACATCCTGCGGGAGCTGAACGCGCTCGCCGCCGGCCGCTTCGATCATGTCACGATCTCGGGCGGCAATCCCGTCCTGATTCCCGGCATCGGCGAGCTTGTTCGCCTGCTGGGAGAGCACGGCATTCGCACCGCGGTCGAGACGCAGGGCTCGCGGTGGCAGGATTGGCTGCTGGACATCGATGACGTCACGCTCTCGCCGAAGCCGCCCAGCTCCGGCATGAACACCGATGAAGCGCGGCTCGATCAGATCGTGAGCCGGCTGCGGGATCGCGCGGACCGGAAGGGGCTGTGCCTGAAGATCGTCGTCTTCGACGAGCGGGATCTCGCGTATGCTATTCACATGCATGAGCGTTACCCGGACATTCCGTTCGTCCTCCAGACGGGAAATGACGATGTGCGGAGCTCGGATGACCGCGAGCTGATCCGGAAGCTGCTCGGCCGGTATGAATGGCTGATCGATCAGGTCGCGGCCGATCCGCGTCTGAACCGGGTGCGGGTGCTGCCGCAGCTTCACACGCTCGTATGGGGCAACCGACGCGGCGTATGA
- the yabQ gene encoding spore cortex biosynthesis protein YabQ: MSLYVQWTTMLLMMLSGLALGIVFDGYRVVAGQFRFPRWTVPLLDLMYWLAATLFVFQMLVKGNQGELRFYVFLGLAAGAWLYVILLSKVTVAIVTWLVRAILAISRFIRRCLYVVLVLPVKGLWIFTKGLGAFLLSAAMFIGKIVLQCVKPLWLLVRWIFRPLILPIWERLGMTERLCRIKEKVFSGMRRMNQWVASGRAKAARLLRLFHHKK, translated from the coding sequence GTGAGTCTATACGTACAATGGACGACCATGCTGCTCATGATGCTGAGCGGCTTGGCGCTGGGCATCGTATTTGACGGCTACCGCGTCGTAGCGGGACAATTCCGTTTCCCTCGGTGGACGGTTCCGCTGCTGGATTTGATGTATTGGCTGGCTGCGACGCTGTTCGTGTTTCAGATGCTCGTGAAGGGCAATCAGGGAGAGCTTCGATTTTACGTCTTTCTTGGCCTGGCCGCCGGGGCGTGGTTGTATGTCATCCTTCTCAGCAAGGTCACGGTCGCCATCGTGACGTGGCTCGTACGGGCCATATTGGCCATCTCCCGGTTCATCCGCCGGTGTCTCTATGTTGTGCTCGTGCTGCCGGTCAAGGGCTTATGGATCTTTACAAAAGGTCTAGGCGCGTTTTTGCTGTCGGCCGCTATGTTCATCGGAAAAATTGTGCTACAATGTGTTAAGCCGCTATGGTTGCTGGTCCGATGGATTTTCCGGCCGCTCATCCTCCCGATCTGGGAACGGTTGGGGATGACGGAACGGCTTTGCCGGATCAAGGAGAAGGTATTTTCTGGTATGCGTCGAATGAATCAATGGGTGGCATCGGGAAGAGCGAAGGCGGCTCGTCTGCTGCGCCTGTTTCATCATAAGAAGTAA
- the yabP gene encoding sporulation protein YabP translates to MMELNKPTAKRQEIKMVNRKLLEISGVSKVESFDSEEFLLDTECGFLTIRGHNLHIKNLSLEQGQVAIEGTVNSLTYLDASSHDKSKGFFGKLFK, encoded by the coding sequence ATGATGGAACTGAACAAGCCAACGGCCAAGCGCCAGGAGATTAAAATGGTCAACCGCAAGCTGCTGGAGATTAGCGGGGTCAGCAAAGTGGAAAGCTTCGACAGCGAGGAGTTCCTGCTTGATACCGAGTGCGGGTTCCTGACGATACGCGGCCACAATCTTCATATCAAAAACTTGAGCCTTGAACAAGGACAAGTCGCCATTGAAGGCACGGTCAACTCCCTGACCTACCTGGATGCGAGCTCACACGATAAATCCAAAGGCTTCTTCGGGAAGTTATTCAAGTGA
- the spoIIE gene encoding stage II sporulation protein E codes for MSKTKVIPFPKKGWQSGGQGEGEWGLPHNKWRLERFKRVLGTRKWTFMFVLIGFLLGRAMILNELFPFAAAFFAVVYFTRRELATWVGTALLAGSLFAPEQISLMMGMQLLLIVLMYRGLKAYERTDMNMAPIIVFAATLLVKLFVTFMSTSLTWYALVMDMTDAVLGLVLTLVFIQALPVLTMSKRNYTLRVEEMICLMILLASIMTGAVGWTVQSLQIDHIISRYFVLLFALVGGAPLGASVGVVLGLILGLAEPNSLTQMSVLAFAGLLAGLLKDGKRWAVAFGMLLGTAILSVYLGPPMEVMASTWETIAAAALFLLTPKSICATLAKYVPGTNEHTKSQHEYAKRMRDLTAERVTQFSEVFRQLSSSFKQTAHTGEPPTAEEERSRMIETVTASTCLGCPRQQACWNHKPLQTMTMMNQMMSKIEQDTEMVSYKEKQLPQTWRSHCMKAPKVLALMREHLIRRALDEHWQKQILDSRHFVADQLAGVSQVMDDLAREIRREGRELFMQEEQIRQAMEELGLSVHRVDILSLDPGRIEIEMVHSFTDGYDECRKLIAPLLSDILGEHIAVRKERLTGTDGHGMVTFVSAKAFEVETGMAGAAKGGDMLSGDSFSALELGSGKYAVALSDGMGNGERARMESSTALNLLSQFLQSGIDEKLAIQSVNSVLALRSPDEIYATVDMAIIDLYSAKTTFMKSGSTPSFIKSGKDVRLVSGSNLPIGIIQDIDFELIDSALQPGDILIMMTDGIFDAPGPAVNKEMWMKRLISEMETDDPQEIADLLLETVIRHASGHIDDDMTVVVTRVARHQPQWATLHWNGHDRVERPLTVS; via the coding sequence ATGAGTAAGACAAAGGTGATTCCATTTCCGAAGAAAGGCTGGCAGAGCGGGGGGCAAGGTGAGGGCGAATGGGGCCTCCCACATAACAAATGGCGGCTGGAACGATTCAAGCGGGTGCTTGGCACGCGGAAATGGACCTTCATGTTTGTACTTATCGGGTTTCTGCTGGGACGGGCCATGATCTTAAATGAGCTGTTTCCGTTCGCCGCTGCGTTTTTCGCGGTTGTCTATTTTACGCGGCGCGAGCTGGCAACCTGGGTAGGGACGGCGCTGCTGGCCGGAAGCTTGTTCGCGCCGGAGCAGATCTCGCTCATGATGGGCATGCAGCTGCTGCTGATCGTACTGATGTACCGCGGCTTGAAAGCGTATGAACGGACCGATATGAACATGGCGCCGATCATCGTATTCGCCGCCACGCTGCTCGTCAAGCTGTTCGTGACCTTTATGTCGACATCACTGACCTGGTACGCCCTCGTGATGGATATGACGGATGCCGTGCTCGGACTCGTCCTGACCCTCGTGTTTATACAAGCATTGCCCGTTCTGACGATGAGTAAACGCAATTATACGCTGCGGGTGGAGGAAATGATCTGCCTGATGATTCTTCTCGCCTCCATTATGACCGGCGCCGTAGGGTGGACCGTCCAGTCGCTGCAGATCGATCACATCATCTCCCGCTATTTCGTGCTGCTGTTCGCCCTGGTCGGCGGAGCCCCGCTTGGCGCTTCGGTCGGCGTCGTGCTTGGCTTGATTCTCGGCTTGGCCGAGCCGAACTCGCTGACGCAGATGAGCGTGCTGGCCTTTGCCGGGTTGCTCGCCGGACTGCTGAAGGACGGCAAGCGCTGGGCCGTGGCCTTCGGCATGCTGCTCGGGACGGCGATTCTGTCCGTCTACCTCGGGCCTCCTATGGAGGTGATGGCATCGACCTGGGAGACGATCGCCGCGGCGGCGCTGTTTTTGCTTACTCCTAAATCGATATGCGCGACCCTGGCCAAATATGTGCCGGGAACGAACGAGCATACGAAATCGCAGCATGAATATGCGAAGCGGATGCGCGATTTGACGGCGGAACGGGTGACCCAGTTCTCGGAGGTGTTCCGGCAGCTGTCCAGCAGCTTCAAGCAGACCGCCCATACCGGCGAACCTCCGACAGCGGAAGAGGAGCGCAGCCGGATGATCGAGACGGTGACGGCGTCCACCTGTCTCGGCTGCCCGCGGCAGCAGGCCTGCTGGAACCATAAGCCGCTCCAGACGATGACGATGATGAACCAGATGATGAGCAAGATTGAGCAGGATACCGAGATGGTCTCCTACAAGGAGAAGCAGCTGCCCCAGACGTGGAGGAGCCACTGCATGAAGGCGCCGAAAGTGCTTGCCCTGATGAGGGAGCATCTGATCAGGCGGGCGCTGGACGAGCATTGGCAGAAGCAGATTTTGGACAGCCGCCATTTCGTGGCCGATCAATTGGCTGGCGTCTCTCAGGTAATGGATGATCTAGCCCGCGAAATCCGGCGCGAAGGACGCGAGCTGTTCATGCAGGAGGAGCAGATTCGGCAGGCGATGGAGGAGCTCGGACTGTCCGTGCACCGCGTCGATATTTTATCGCTGGATCCCGGACGGATCGAGATTGAGATGGTTCATTCCTTCACCGACGGCTATGATGAGTGCCGGAAGCTCATTGCGCCGCTACTGTCGGATATATTGGGCGAGCATATCGCAGTCAGAAAGGAGAGGTTAACCGGAACCGACGGGCATGGCATGGTCACCTTCGTCTCGGCGAAGGCATTCGAGGTGGAGACCGGCATGGCCGGGGCCGCCAAAGGAGGGGATATGCTGTCAGGAGACAGCTTCAGCGCGCTGGAGCTCGGCAGCGGGAAGTATGCGGTTGCGCTGAGCGACGGGATGGGCAACGGCGAGCGGGCCCGCATGGAGAGCAGCACAGCCTTGAATCTTTTGTCCCAATTCCTGCAATCGGGAATTGATGAGAAGCTGGCGATTCAGTCCGTCAATTCCGTGCTGGCGCTGCGATCGCCAGACGAGATCTACGCGACAGTCGATATGGCGATCATCGATCTGTATTCCGCCAAGACAACGTTCATGAAGAGCGGGTCCACGCCCAGCTTCATCAAGAGCGGCAAAGACGTCCGCTTAGTATCCGGCAGTAACTTGCCGATAGGTATTATACAGGATATCGACTTCGAGCTGATTGATTCCGCCTTGCAGCCGGGAGATATCTTGATCATGATGACGGATGGTATTTTCGATGCTCCCGGGCCGGCCGTTAATAAGGAGATGTGGATGAAGCGGCTGATCAGCGAGATGGAGACGGACGACCCGCAGGAGATTGCCGATCTTCTCCTGGAGACCGTCATCCGTCATGCCAGCGGCCATATCGATGACGACATGACCGTCGTCGTGACGCGAGTTGCCCGCCATCAGCCGCAATGGGCGACGCTGCACTGGAATGGGCATGACCGTGTCGAGCGGCCGCTGACAGTCAGCTAA
- a CDS encoding vWA domain-containing protein, which translates to MKQILLITDGCSNVGIQPAVAAAEARERGISVNVVGIVDYGTIGELGAREIDEIARAGGGISRIVQSHQLSQTVQMMTRKTVVQTIHQAVNKELRQIFGAEQNVEFEALPPEQRSEVVRVMDELSENSPLRVALLIDASASMKRKLPAVEEAIRDLMLSLQARAGKSELSVFHFPGPYGGEEAVLDMEWTDDLSRAKRLFQRLNMRGTTPTGPALLKVIDYYQYDGGKANQDRDLASHASDGTGTDGMWSDYIV; encoded by the coding sequence ATGAAGCAAATTCTACTGATAACCGATGGCTGCTCCAATGTGGGCATTCAGCCTGCCGTTGCCGCCGCGGAAGCGCGGGAGCGGGGGATCTCGGTTAACGTCGTCGGCATTGTGGATTACGGAACGATAGGCGAGCTTGGAGCGCGGGAGATCGACGAGATTGCCCGTGCCGGAGGAGGGATAAGCCGTATTGTCCAGTCGCACCAGCTGTCGCAGACGGTCCAGATGATGACGCGCAAGACGGTGGTGCAGACGATTCATCAGGCCGTGAACAAGGAACTGCGTCAAATATTCGGAGCCGAGCAGAACGTCGAATTCGAGGCCCTTCCGCCGGAGCAGCGATCGGAAGTGGTGCGCGTCATGGACGAACTGAGCGAGAATTCGCCGCTGCGCGTCGCTCTGCTCATCGATGCGAGCGCAAGCATGAAGCGGAAGCTCCCGGCAGTAGAGGAGGCGATACGGGATCTGATGCTGAGCCTTCAGGCTAGAGCGGGCAAAAGCGAGTTGAGCGTGTTCCATTTCCCCGGACCTTACGGCGGAGAAGAGGCCGTGCTGGATATGGAATGGACCGACGATCTCAGCCGCGCGAAGCGGTTGTTCCAGCGGTTGAATATGCGGGGAACGACCCCGACGGGACCTGCCCTCTTGAAAGTGATCGACTATTATCAATATGATGGAGGCAAGGCGAATCAGGATCGCGACCTGGCGTCGCACGCCTCAGACGGAACAGGAACGGATGGGATGTGGAGTGACTACATCGTATAA
- the queF gene encoding preQ(1) synthase encodes MAGRNEAELQLKHLGGKTEYATDYAPHVLEAFDNKHPNRDYFVKFNCPEFTSLCPMTGQPDFATMYISYIPDRKCVESKSLKLYMFSFRNHGDFHEDCVNIIMNDLIELLDPKYIEVWGKFTPRGGISIDPYCNYGRPGTKYEEMAAYRLTNHDLYPETVDNR; translated from the coding sequence ATGGCAGGGAGGAACGAAGCCGAATTGCAGCTGAAGCATCTCGGAGGGAAGACGGAATACGCGACCGACTACGCGCCGCATGTGCTGGAGGCGTTCGACAATAAGCATCCGAATCGCGATTATTTCGTCAAATTCAACTGTCCCGAGTTCACCAGTCTTTGTCCGATGACGGGGCAGCCGGACTTCGCGACGATGTACATCAGTTACATTCCGGACCGGAAGTGCGTCGAGAGCAAATCGCTGAAGCTGTATATGTTCAGCTTCCGCAATCATGGCGACTTCCACGAGGATTGCGTCAATATCATTATGAACGATCTGATCGAGCTGCTCGATCCGAAATATATCGAGGTATGGGGCAAGTTCACGCCGCGCGGCGGCATTTCTATCGATCCGTACTGCAATTACGGCCGTCCCGGCACGAAATACGAAGAGATGGCGGCTTATCGCCTGACGAATCATGATCTGTACCCGGAAACGGTCGACAACCGGTAA
- the tilS gene encoding tRNA lysidine(34) synthetase TilS has product MDMTASGRHTGNDSEYAWRQWTEKLRDTVERHRLWNDGDRIVIAVSGGPDSMLLLYAIAAVTGHRPGSGRLIIAHVHHGFRPQESDDEARFVEREAERLGIRLAMKRVDAPGWAAAQKMNPQAAARQLRYDFLREVAVREQAPVIALAHHADDQAETVLMRLLRGTGGTGLSGMAWKREADGFSFVRPLLGVRKAELLEWCRLRGISYVTDSSNAKTDYLRNRIRIEVMPRLEQENPGLVASLCRTADVLREENDWMEEQARQLFQRVARTVKDGEDVPLESSPPDIVVLDRTALVQAHVALQRRLIKLILNYLTREAEQADFDTVEALRNAAIRERPSTWKTDAAPGVEFRREYDRLLWLRQPIGPDKNGPDVLDMTIDRTYESGSLPIPSNGSRLRWQIEWAAGSSVSQEAAPQAAFRRTQVPSGQTEALFDAEQLCWPLRVRHRRDGDRMRILGLNGSKKVQDMFVDAKIAPSLRGTVPIVTDANGQILWVPGVRRSDAALVGPSTDRVLRLELAGGAHIPAQQRSCSAQPDRMM; this is encoded by the coding sequence ATGGACATGACGGCATCGGGCAGGCATACCGGCAATGACAGCGAATATGCGTGGCGGCAATGGACGGAGAAGCTGCGGGACACCGTAGAGCGGCACCGATTGTGGAACGACGGTGACCGTATCGTGATCGCGGTCTCGGGCGGACCGGACTCCATGCTGCTGCTGTATGCCATCGCGGCCGTGACCGGACATCGCCCGGGAAGCGGACGGCTGATCATCGCTCACGTGCACCACGGGTTCCGTCCTCAGGAGTCGGATGATGAAGCGCGATTCGTCGAGCGGGAAGCGGAGCGTCTCGGGATAAGACTGGCGATGAAGCGAGTCGACGCCCCCGGATGGGCGGCCGCGCAGAAGATGAATCCGCAAGCGGCTGCGCGGCAGCTACGCTATGACTTCCTGAGGGAGGTCGCCGTCCGCGAACAGGCGCCGGTTATCGCATTGGCGCATCATGCCGATGATCAGGCCGAGACGGTGCTGATGCGGCTGCTGCGCGGAACCGGCGGCACGGGATTGTCGGGGATGGCCTGGAAGCGGGAGGCGGACGGCTTCTCCTTCGTCCGGCCGCTGTTGGGCGTCCGCAAGGCGGAATTGCTGGAGTGGTGCCGTCTGCGCGGCATCTCCTACGTGACGGACAGCAGCAATGCGAAGACCGATTACTTGCGCAACCGGATCCGGATAGAGGTAATGCCGCGGCTGGAGCAGGAGAACCCCGGCCTGGTCGCTTCCCTGTGCCGCACGGCCGATGTGCTGCGGGAAGAGAACGATTGGATGGAGGAACAGGCGCGGCAGTTGTTTCAACGCGTGGCGAGGACGGTAAAGGATGGGGAAGACGTTCCTTTGGAATCCTCGCCGCCGGATATCGTCGTTCTCGATCGGACGGCGCTTGTTCAGGCACATGTCGCTTTACAACGCAGGTTGATTAAACTAATATTAAACTATCTCACGCGGGAAGCGGAACAAGCTGATTTCGACACGGTCGAAGCGCTGCGGAATGCGGCGATCCGGGAACGGCCATCCACCTGGAAGACGGATGCGGCCCCCGGAGTCGAATTCCGGAGAGAATACGACCGCTTGCTGTGGCTGCGACAACCCATCGGTCCAGATAAGAACGGGCCGGATGTGCTGGACATGACGATTGATCGTACATATGAATCGGGCAGTCTTCCGATACCGTCGAATGGCAGCAGGCTGCGTTGGCAGATAGAGTGGGCAGCGGGCTCTTCCGTTTCGCAGGAAGCGGCGCCTCAGGCCGCATTCAGAAGAACGCAGGTCCCCTCGGGACAGACGGAGGCGCTGTTCGATGCGGAGCAATTGTGTTGGCCGCTGCGTGTCCGACACCGCCGCGACGGCGATCGAATGCGTATTTTAGGGTTAAATGGCAGCAAAAAGGTGCAAGATATGTTCGTCGATGCCAAAATCGCGCCCTCGCTCCGCGGCACCGTCCCCATCGTGACGGATGCCAACGGGCAGATCCTGTGGGTGCCGGGCGTGCGGCGATCGGATGCCGCGCTGGTCGGGCCCTCTACAGACCGTGTCCTGCGGCTGGAGCTGGCAGGCGGTGCGCATATTCCGGCGCAGCAGCGATCATGCTCCGCCCAACCTGACCGCATGATGTAA
- a CDS encoding S1 domain-containing RNA-binding protein, with amino-acid sequence MTIEVGTKLQGKVTGITHFGAFVDLSGGVTGLVHISEIADNYVKDVNDHLKIDDIVTVKVINVDKDGKIGLSIKQTVDKPASEQRPPRGPRQDRPRDGGGRGGFGNRDRGGRKPNFASFEDKMSRFLKDSEERISSLKKNTESKRGGRGARRM; translated from the coding sequence ATGACAATCGAAGTGGGCACCAAGTTACAAGGCAAGGTGACAGGCATTACGCATTTTGGGGCGTTCGTTGATCTGTCGGGAGGTGTCACGGGACTGGTTCACATCTCTGAAATTGCCGATAACTATGTCAAGGACGTGAATGACCATTTGAAGATTGACGATATCGTCACGGTCAAAGTAATTAACGTCGACAAGGACGGCAAGATTGGCTTGTCTATCAAGCAGACAGTGGATAAGCCAGCATCGGAGCAGAGACCGCCAAGAGGACCTCGTCAAGACCGTCCGAGAGACGGGGGAGGAAGAGGCGGCTTTGGTAACCGCGACCGGGGTGGCCGCAAGCCTAATTTCGCTTCTTTTGAGGATAAAATGTCGCGCTTCCTTAAAGACAGTGAAGAGCGCATCTCGTCTTTGAAAAAGAACACGGAATCCAAGCGCGGAGGCCGTGGCGCACGCCGCATGTAA
- a CDS encoding FtsB family cell division protein, translated as MSASRTPDRTRENKMAGAKRRLRLWMGFMVVFAGWGLYTYIDQAAAIEGLKADYQVQEKKKQDAELTRNEVQQEVDRLNTTEYILQIARSQGMLLPDEVLIRKHEE; from the coding sequence ATGTCTGCGTCCCGGACACCGGACCGTACTCGTGAGAACAAAATGGCGGGAGCCAAGCGAAGATTGCGATTGTGGATGGGGTTTATGGTGGTGTTTGCGGGGTGGGGACTGTATACGTACATCGACCAGGCTGCTGCCATTGAGGGGCTCAAAGCCGATTATCAGGTTCAGGAGAAGAAGAAGCAGGATGCCGAGCTGACGCGGAACGAGGTTCAGCAGGAAGTCGATCGCCTGAATACGACGGAATATATTCTTCAGATTGCGAGAAGTCAAGGGATGCTGCTTCCGGACGAAGTCCTTATCCGCAAGCACGAGGAATAG
- the hpt gene encoding hypoxanthine phosphoribosyltransferase — protein MYNDIEKVIISEEQIQAKVQELGAQISREYEGKCPLVICVLKGAFVFMADLVKRITVPLELDFMAVSSYGASTKSSGVVRIIKDLDVSVEGRDVLIVEDIIDTGLTLSYLIEVLQGRKANSIRLVTLFDKPARRTVNLEADYKGFVLPDEFIVGYGLDYAERYRNLPYIGVLKPTIYSNEAK, from the coding sequence TTGTATAACGACATTGAAAAGGTAATTATCAGCGAGGAGCAAATTCAGGCGAAGGTCCAGGAGCTGGGTGCTCAGATTAGCCGCGAGTATGAAGGGAAATGCCCGCTGGTCATCTGTGTCCTCAAAGGCGCATTCGTCTTCATGGCGGATCTGGTCAAGCGAATTACCGTACCGTTGGAATTGGATTTCATGGCGGTATCCAGCTATGGAGCTTCCACGAAGTCTTCCGGTGTCGTCCGGATTATCAAAGATTTGGATGTATCCGTAGAAGGCCGGGATGTGCTCATTGTTGAAGACATTATAGATACTGGCTTGACGCTCAGCTACCTGATTGAGGTGCTTCAAGGCCGCAAGGCGAATTCGATTCGCCTCGTGACGCTGTTCGATAAGCCGGCGCGCCGCACCGTTAATCTGGAAGCGGACTACAAAGGATTCGTGCTTCCCGACGAATTCATCGTCGGCTATGGCTTGGATTATGCCGAACGTTACCGCAACCTTCCATATATAGGCGTGTTGAAGCCAACGATCTACTCGAATGAAGCCAAGTAA
- a CDS encoding protein kinase domain-containing protein — protein sequence METEQHHAQAAALRVEAGTVLQGVWNGRVYRIERRLGRGANGVVYLVTYLPPAAQARGGRTAAYALKMGMNSVDLQSEINALRTWEKGRQAEWGRTGRHHARPFLVDNDDCDLHGRRIPFYVMRYVPGVSLRKFIYKHGPEWYGVVGGRLLEKLRQLHRQGLVFGDLKAENVLVNDNGEVELIDYGGLTSTGKSVKQFTELYDRGYWHAGSRTADFQYDLFSFAVMTIQMMAERELRERIKTTLPQTRDIKDLIEIARTHPRVQPYESWLAPALRGEFASPEEACRLWHERIRKLHRTGTPLNRPTPLWLKWFFAVSVLLFAASIAFWAWGFD from the coding sequence ATAGAGACCGAACAGCATCATGCGCAGGCAGCGGCGCTTCGCGTTGAAGCGGGAACCGTGCTGCAGGGAGTGTGGAACGGGCGCGTCTACCGAATTGAGCGACGGCTTGGCCGCGGGGCCAACGGAGTCGTGTATTTGGTGACTTATCTTCCGCCTGCGGCGCAGGCGCGCGGAGGGCGGACCGCTGCCTATGCGCTGAAGATGGGAATGAACTCGGTCGATCTTCAGTCCGAGATTAATGCGCTGCGGACATGGGAGAAGGGACGGCAAGCGGAGTGGGGGCGCACGGGCCGCCATCATGCCCGGCCCTTTCTCGTCGATAACGATGATTGCGATCTGCACGGCAGACGCATCCCGTTCTATGTGATGCGGTATGTACCCGGGGTGAGTCTGCGCAAGTTCATTTATAAGCATGGGCCGGAATGGTATGGCGTGGTGGGAGGACGCTTGCTGGAAAAGCTCAGGCAACTGCACCGGCAGGGGCTTGTCTTTGGCGATCTGAAGGCGGAGAACGTGCTGGTGAACGATAACGGAGAGGTTGAATTGATCGATTACGGCGGTCTGACCTCCACCGGGAAGAGCGTCAAGCAATTCACGGAATTGTATGATCGAGGGTATTGGCATGCCGGATCGCGCACCGCCGATTTCCAGTATGATCTGTTCTCGTTCGCCGTCATGACGATTCAGATGATGGCCGAGCGGGAGCTTCGGGAACGGATCAAGACAACGCTCCCGCAGACGCGCGATATCAAGGATCTGATCGAGATCGCCCGGACCCATCCCCGAGTGCAGCCGTATGAGTCATGGCTTGCGCCGGCCTTGCGCGGGGAATTCGCTTCTCCGGAGGAGGCCTGCCGTCTGTGGCATGAACGGATACGGAAGCTTCATCGCACCGGCACACCGCTGAACCGCCCCACGCCGTTGTGGCTGAAGTGGTTTTTTGCCGTGTCTGTGCTGCTTTTTGCGGCGAGCATCGCTTTTTGGGCATGGGGTTTCGATTAA